A region from the Drosophila bipectinata strain 14024-0381.07 chromosome 3R, DbipHiC1v2, whole genome shotgun sequence genome encodes:
- the Ddrgk1 gene encoding DDRGK domain-containing protein 1: MDLIILVGIATALLVVIITLYLLQKKNSSTEAKPAAAAPQRGVPQRAQEGVPRRAQIARNQRNRLRQNAPPAAAAPQAEAPAGSDNEDEPHPDGEGARVPQGAVLDEKMGAKKRAKMEAKEAKRVQREQELYDREQRKAKEAKEDAERKQQEEIEAEAERKKVEAERLAKEERERKEHEEYLKMKAAFSVEEEGFEEGDADEQDSLLADFIQYIKDNKVVVLEDLAVAFKLKTQQAIDRIQELQADGTITGVIDDRGKFIYVSEEELVAVAKFIKQRGRVSIAELAESSNNLINLTPVSAEGSS; the protein is encoded by the exons ATGGACTTGATTATTCTGGTGGGCATTGCCACAGCTTTGCTGGTCGTTATTATCACTCTGTACTTGCTGCAGAAGAAGAATTCAAGCACAG AAGCAAAACCTGCGGCAGCTGCTCCGCAACGTGGCGTCCCACAGCGCGCCCAGGAAGGGGTCCCGCGACGTGCCCAAATAGCTCGTAACCAACGGAACAGACTGCGGCAGAACGCTCCGCCAGCTGCGGCAGCTCCTCAAGCAGAAGCTCCAGCGGGCTCAGACAATGAAGATGAACCACATCCTGATGGCGAAGGAGCTCGAGTTCCACAGGGCGCTGTCCTCGACGAGAAGATGGGCGCCAAGAAGCGAGCCAAAATGGAGGCCAAAGAGGCTAAACGAGTCCAGCGCGAACAAGAGTTGTACGATCGTGAGCAGCGGAAGGCCAAGGAGGCTAAAGAGGATGCTGAACGTAAACAACAGGAGGAGATTGAGGCAGAGGCGGAGCGCAAGAAGGTCGAAGCCGAGCGCTTGGCAAAGGAAGAACGCGAGCGTAAAGAACACGAGGAGTACCTGAAAATGAAGGCTGCTTTCAGCGTAGAAGAAGAGGGTTTCGAGGAGGGGGATGCTGATGAACAGGACAGTCTTCTTGCTGATTTCATTCAGTATATTAAGGACAACAAAGTTGTCGTGCTGGAAGACCTAGCCGTCGCTTTCAAACTTAAGACTCAACAGGCAATCGACCGCATCCAGGAGCTTCAGGCTGACGGTACCATCACTGGCGTCATTGACGATCGAGGAAAATTCATATATGTTTCCGAGGAAGAATTGGTTGCCGTCGCCAAGTTCATTAAGCAACGCGGACGAGTCTCCATCGCTGAACTGGCCGAGAGCAGTAATAATCTGATAAACTTGACGCCAGTCTCCGCAGAGGGTAGCTCTTGA
- the eca gene encoding transmembrane emp24 domain-containing protein eca → MRDQILSLALLLCVLHSACGLYFHISETERKCFIEEVPDETTVIVNYKVELYDPRSNGFMPSSPGIGMHVEVRDSDDKIVLSRVYSSQGRISFTSHTPGEHIICMYSNSTAWFSGAQLRVHLDIQVGEHAIDYANVAQKEKLTELQLRIRQLLDQVEQITKEQNYQRYREERFRHTSESTNSRVLWWSLAQTVVLVCMGFWQMRHLKSFFEAKKLV, encoded by the exons ATGCGCGATCAGATACTCAGCCTTGCCCTGCTCCTGTGCGTACTGCACAGCGCCTGCGGCCTGTACTTCCACATATCTGAGACGGAAAGGAAATGTTTCATAGAGGAGGTGCCTGACGAGACAACAGTGATTG TTAACTACAAGGTAGAACTGTATGATCCGCGCTCCAACGGCTTTATGCCTTCTTCGCCTGGAATTGGAATGCATGTGGAGGTTCGCGACAGCGACGACAAGATTGTTCTTTCCCGCGTATACAGCTCTCAGGGCCGCATCTCGTTCACCTCGCACACGCCTGGGGAGCACATCATTTGCATGTACTCGAATAGCACTGCCTGGTTTAGCGGCGCCCAGCTACGAGTTCATCTTGACATCCAGGTGGGCGAGCATGCGATAGACTACGCGAATGTGGCGCAGAAGGAGAAGCTGACAGAGCTGCAGCTGCGCATCCGTCAGCTACTTGACCAAGTGGAACAGATAACCAAGGAACAAAACTACCAGCGATACCGCGAGGAACGTTTCCGCCACACTAGCGAAAGCACCAACTCCCGCGTGTTGTGGTGGTCGTTGGCCCAAACCGTTGTCTTGGTTTGCATGGGATTCTGGCAGATGCGCCATTTGAAGAGTTTCTTCGAGGCCAAGAAGCTAGTGTGA